From a region of the Streptomyces sp. B21-083 genome:
- a CDS encoding extracellular solute-binding protein yields the protein MNRHLVGTAAGLVLALALTGCGKGGSSTSGDSDGRTITFVAAKYDDDTQPYWKNLIKDFEAGNPGYKVNLEVVDWEQMDSKVKTYIQTKQQPDVLNYNKFSDFARDDLIYPADQAVSAKVLDDFLPLFAHQAMYDQIQYGLPFISSARLFFYNKEIFRKAGVTAPPANWAELEAVAKKIKKNGGTGVIPLGLPLGPEEAQGEFGIWSMNNGGGWVDDSGEWAVDQPANVETLTYLRKLTKDGLTQPNPETTNRKDVFNQFAQGRIGMINGAVFMRKGFIDPVDKNLDYGVAPLPSKDGTTHNTLGVQDYLVAFKKDGGKNREAVNKFLDFVYQKKNASTFLSTEGFLSVTKSAGDALSSDTDYYKPFVDALGGAKFAPADNPGWGAVDGAAKQQIGTAVAAGDPRKVLEKIQKTAEKTARKAG from the coding sequence GTGAATCGACACCTCGTCGGCACAGCCGCAGGCCTGGTTCTGGCCCTGGCTCTCACCGGATGCGGCAAGGGAGGGTCATCGACCAGCGGCGACTCCGACGGCCGGACGATCACCTTCGTGGCCGCGAAGTACGACGACGACACCCAGCCCTACTGGAAGAACCTGATCAAGGACTTCGAGGCCGGGAACCCCGGGTACAAGGTCAACCTGGAAGTCGTCGACTGGGAACAGATGGACTCCAAGGTCAAGACGTACATCCAGACCAAGCAGCAGCCGGACGTCCTCAACTACAACAAGTTCTCCGACTTCGCCCGCGACGACCTGATCTACCCGGCGGACCAGGCGGTGTCGGCGAAGGTGCTCGACGACTTCCTGCCCCTCTTCGCCCACCAGGCCATGTACGACCAGATCCAGTACGGCCTGCCATTCATCTCCAGCGCCCGGCTGTTCTTCTACAACAAGGAGATCTTCAGGAAGGCGGGTGTCACGGCGCCACCGGCGAATTGGGCGGAGCTCGAGGCCGTCGCGAAGAAGATCAAGAAGAACGGGGGGACCGGAGTCATTCCGCTGGGTCTGCCGCTCGGACCGGAGGAAGCCCAGGGCGAGTTCGGCATCTGGTCGATGAACAACGGCGGCGGCTGGGTCGACGACTCCGGCGAATGGGCCGTCGACCAGCCGGCCAACGTGGAGACCCTGACCTACCTGAGGAAACTGACCAAGGACGGCCTGACCCAGCCCAACCCGGAGACCACCAACCGCAAGGACGTCTTCAACCAGTTCGCGCAAGGCCGGATCGGCATGATCAACGGCGCCGTCTTCATGCGCAAGGGCTTCATCGACCCTGTCGACAAGAACCTCGACTACGGCGTCGCGCCGCTGCCCAGCAAGGACGGCACCACCCACAACACCCTGGGCGTCCAGGACTACCTGGTGGCGTTCAAGAAGGACGGGGGCAAGAACCGGGAAGCCGTCAACAAGTTCCTGGACTTCGTCTACCAGAAGAAGAACGCCTCCACCTTCCTGTCCACCGAGGGATTCCTCTCGGTCACCAAGTCCGCCGGTGACGCGCTCAGTTCGGACACCGACTACTACAAACCCTTCGTCGACGCGCTGGGGGGCGCCAAGTTCGCCCCGGCGGACAACCCGGGCTGGGGCGCCGTCGACGGCGCCGCGAAGCAGCAGATAGGCACCGCCGTGGCCGCCGGCGATCCCCGGAAGGTCCTGGAGAAGATCCAGAAGACCGCGGAGAAGACCGCTCGGAAGGCCGGCTGA
- a CDS encoding DeoR/GlpR family DNA-binding transcription regulator: MAAPQARWSALLDLLTRDGRIEVEAAAAELAVSAATIRRDLDELARQQMVTRTHGGAVINAIAYDLPLRYKAARHAPEKERIAHAAAGLVKTGAVVGLNGGTTTTEVARALATRSDLGPEGGAEPSLTIVTNALNIANELVVRRHVKLVVTGGVARPASYELIGPLATELLAEITLDHVFIGVDAIDSVHGATAHHEGEASINRALARRAQQVVVVADSSKLGKRAFARICPLEDVHVLVTDKDAPAGLIEPFAAAGVEIIRA; the protein is encoded by the coding sequence ATGGCGGCACCGCAGGCCAGGTGGAGCGCGCTGCTGGACTTGCTGACGCGCGACGGGCGTATCGAGGTCGAGGCGGCCGCGGCCGAACTGGCGGTGTCCGCCGCGACGATCCGGCGTGACCTCGACGAACTGGCTCGCCAGCAGATGGTCACCCGCACCCACGGTGGCGCGGTGATCAACGCGATCGCGTACGACCTGCCGCTGCGGTACAAGGCGGCACGACACGCCCCCGAGAAGGAACGCATAGCGCATGCGGCGGCCGGCCTGGTCAAGACCGGAGCGGTGGTGGGCCTCAACGGCGGCACCACGACCACCGAGGTCGCGCGGGCGCTGGCGACCAGGAGCGACCTGGGCCCGGAGGGCGGTGCCGAGCCGTCGCTGACGATTGTCACCAATGCCCTGAACATCGCCAACGAGCTGGTCGTACGCCGTCATGTGAAGCTCGTCGTCACCGGCGGAGTGGCGCGCCCGGCCTCGTACGAGCTGATCGGGCCACTGGCCACCGAACTGCTCGCCGAGATCACGCTGGACCACGTCTTCATCGGCGTGGACGCGATCGACTCCGTGCACGGCGCGACCGCGCATCACGAGGGTGAGGCCAGCATCAACCGGGCGTTGGCGCGGCGCGCCCAGCAGGTTGTCGTGGTCGCCGACTCCTCCAAGCTGGGCAAGCGGGCGTTCGCGCGGATCTGTCCGTTGGAGGACGTCCATGTGCTGGTGACCGACAAGGACGCTCCCGCCGGGCTGATCGAGCCGTTCGCCGCCGCCGGAGTGGAGATCATCCGCGCCTGA
- a CDS encoding class II fructose-bisphosphate aldolase, translating to MPLTPTADLVRAAHAEGRAVGAFNVITLEHAEAIVAGAETVGAPVICQISENAVRFHGGALTPIARATAAVAEAASVPVALHLDHVTDEELLRRAADHGFGSVMYDASALPHDRNLAATRAAAEWAHAHGLWLEAELGEVGGKDGVHAPGVRTDPGQAREFVTRTGVDALAVAVGSSHAMTTRTARLDHELIAHLKESVPVPLVLHGSTGVPEDELRRAITAGMTKVNIGTALNIAFTGAVRDAFSNGPRTVDPRPWLSAARTRTAETVAQALRVLG from the coding sequence ATGCCTCTGACTCCCACCGCCGACCTCGTCCGGGCCGCGCACGCCGAGGGGCGCGCGGTCGGTGCGTTCAACGTGATCACCCTGGAGCATGCCGAGGCGATCGTGGCCGGAGCCGAGACCGTGGGCGCCCCGGTCATCTGCCAGATCAGCGAGAACGCGGTGCGGTTCCACGGTGGCGCCCTCACGCCGATCGCCCGCGCCACCGCGGCGGTGGCCGAGGCGGCATCGGTCCCGGTCGCCCTGCACCTGGACCACGTCACCGACGAGGAACTGTTGCGCCGGGCCGCGGACCACGGCTTCGGCTCGGTCATGTACGACGCCTCGGCGCTTCCGCACGACCGAAACCTGGCCGCGACCCGAGCCGCCGCCGAATGGGCTCACGCCCACGGGCTGTGGCTGGAGGCCGAACTCGGCGAGGTCGGCGGCAAGGACGGAGTCCACGCACCCGGCGTCCGCACCGACCCCGGGCAGGCACGCGAGTTCGTGACCAGGACGGGCGTCGACGCCCTCGCCGTCGCCGTAGGCAGTTCGCACGCCATGACCACCCGCACCGCGCGGCTCGACCACGAACTGATCGCCCACCTGAAGGAGTCCGTTCCCGTTCCCCTCGTCCTGCACGGCTCCACCGGTGTGCCCGAGGACGAGCTGCGCCGCGCGATCACCGCCGGTATGACCAAAGTCAACATCGGTACGGCACTGAACATCGCCTTCACCGGAGCGGTGCGCGACGCCTTCAGCAACGGCCCCCGGACGGTCGACCCACGCCCGTGGCTCTCGGCCGCCCGCACCCGCACGGCGGAGACGGTGGCTCAGGCGCTACGCGTACTGGGGTGA
- a CDS encoding DUF4091 domain-containing protein, whose amino-acid sequence MTRPTRVPARVSALAASFLAGALVATTTTVIAATGDDDQRKPTTTWLTVKVADAMGTRDTITWVPTGSFASSAEVRVPRFPMTAIEGKDTKELALDAVRGEQVSAQLAIASGKSLDDVQARVGDLTGPGGAKLDGDSTQVRFVKYVPVQRSKSEVDWSATIDQVSSAKEVSGDRNPDVVGDPLEERDSVDVPAYAAQPLWFTFHIPKNARPGTYKGTVRVDVDGGAQATYPLTIDVADATVPAPADYRFFLDVWAQPETLAQAHKVKLWSKEHWKLIEAYNRDLASRGQKVINTTIVDNPWHHQWSLGTRESQTATPYTSMVGWKWNGTRFAFDFDRWDKYVETARKAGLGPDIGAFSMLAFQDQEHLTYTDTRSGKTVYENVDLGGSRWRQAWGAYLPAFEAHLRKKGWLKDTWLSFDERPISTMTVVKDFVHEVAPVFDDRISVAGSITTEGVASNLSVDWGGIDAMTKEKAAERRAAGKTTTFYVYGAPAHPNTLSYSPAVESRMLPWISAQRDLDGFLRWSYNSWTSDPFKQPVHIFTQGDEYLVYPGKNGPMSSIRWEQLKEGIEDFELIAQLREKDGGDSAALTEALTKATRDLDGRTKNVTDIETARAAVVKGLTS is encoded by the coding sequence ATGACACGGCCCACACGCGTACCCGCACGCGTATCCGCCCTCGCCGCCTCCTTCCTCGCCGGCGCGCTCGTCGCGACCACCACGACCGTCATCGCGGCCACCGGCGACGACGACCAGCGGAAACCCACCACGACCTGGCTGACCGTGAAGGTCGCCGACGCGATGGGCACCAGGGACACCATCACCTGGGTGCCCACCGGATCCTTCGCGAGCTCGGCCGAGGTCCGCGTGCCGCGCTTTCCGATGACCGCCATCGAGGGCAAGGACACCAAGGAACTCGCCCTGGACGCCGTACGCGGCGAGCAGGTCTCCGCGCAGCTCGCCATCGCCTCCGGCAAGAGCCTCGACGACGTGCAGGCGAGGGTCGGCGACCTGACAGGGCCGGGCGGCGCGAAGCTCGACGGTGACAGTACGCAGGTGCGGTTCGTGAAGTACGTGCCCGTACAGCGCTCCAAGAGCGAGGTCGACTGGTCGGCCACCATCGACCAGGTCAGCTCCGCCAAGGAGGTCTCCGGGGACCGTAACCCGGACGTCGTCGGCGACCCGCTGGAGGAGCGCGACTCGGTCGACGTGCCCGCGTACGCCGCGCAGCCGCTCTGGTTCACCTTCCACATACCGAAGAACGCCCGCCCCGGCACGTACAAGGGCACGGTCCGCGTCGACGTCGACGGCGGGGCCCAGGCCACGTACCCGCTCACCATCGACGTCGCCGACGCCACCGTGCCCGCCCCCGCCGACTACAGGTTCTTCCTCGACGTCTGGGCGCAGCCGGAGACCCTCGCCCAGGCGCACAAGGTGAAGCTGTGGTCGAAGGAGCACTGGAAGCTCATCGAGGCGTACAACCGTGATCTGGCGTCGCGCGGTCAGAAGGTCATCAACACGACGATCGTCGACAACCCCTGGCACCACCAGTGGTCGCTCGGCACCCGGGAGTCGCAGACCGCGACGCCGTACACCAGCATGGTCGGCTGGAAGTGGAACGGGACCAGGTTCGCCTTCGACTTCGACCGCTGGGACAAGTACGTCGAGACCGCCAGGAAGGCCGGGCTCGGCCCCGACATCGGCGCCTTCTCGATGCTGGCCTTCCAGGACCAGGAACACCTCACCTACACCGACACCCGCAGCGGGAAGACCGTCTACGAGAACGTCGATCTGGGCGGGAGCCGCTGGCGGCAGGCCTGGGGCGCGTATCTGCCCGCCTTCGAGGCCCACTTGAGGAAGAAGGGCTGGCTGAAGGACACCTGGCTGTCCTTCGACGAGCGGCCGATCAGCACCATGACGGTGGTCAAGGACTTCGTGCACGAGGTGGCGCCGGTCTTCGACGACCGTATCTCCGTCGCCGGATCGATCACCACAGAGGGTGTCGCGTCGAACCTGTCGGTGGACTGGGGCGGCATCGACGCGATGACCAAGGAGAAGGCGGCCGAGCGTCGCGCGGCCGGCAAGACCACCACGTTCTACGTGTACGGCGCGCCCGCCCACCCCAACACGTTGTCCTACTCCCCCGCCGTCGAGTCGCGGATGCTGCCGTGGATCTCGGCGCAGCGCGACCTCGACGGGTTCCTGCGCTGGTCGTACAACAGCTGGACCAGCGACCCGTTCAAGCAGCCCGTGCACATCTTCACCCAGGGCGACGAGTACCTGGTCTATCCCGGGAAGAACGGGCCGATGTCCAGTATCCGCTGGGAGCAACTCAAGGAAGGCATCGAGGACTTCGAGCTGATCGCGCAGCTCCGCGAGAAGGACGGCGGTGACAGCGCCGCTCTCACCGAGGCTCTCACGAAGGCCACTCGGGACCTGGACGGCCGTACGAAGAACGTCACCGACATCGAGACCGCGCGGGCGGCCGTGGTGAAGGGGCTGACCTCATGA
- a CDS encoding TIM-barrel domain-containing protein, with product MRAQPRRLGASLAAALTLTIAFPGTEALAQPVRADSAPRSTVTETADGLTLSVPATGKTPGYAVDVSTDGDLALTTERADSPVLATASGDTGALRFRSAGAWQHATDVTAWSWKNGVLTLTADTTFDGAGVEARVIPAADRYQLDWNVEGVEPDRLGLAFDLASAGHWYGHGEAETPQGGPGTDQPWPLNSGEVEHPAFSPASYHVIDPFWYTSSSAGLRVDTGNVMDVAINAGKDGLGRFDVQAADAYKATVFVESTPLEVYRDYVGIVGKPAKSDATYEQYAKPVWNSWAQFYTDIDQEKLLDYATDLKAAGLDGHALQLDDKWESNYGNLTFDAKAYPDPKAMSKRIHDLGFDFGLWTTLWINLDSDNYRFAVDKGYLLGDAADPAKPCTVTWWNGTAGIIDLANPDARAWYTGRVKSLMGDYDIDGLKFDTRFFDDRCAPRAGFKPTDYQRLGTELADEFDLQGVGIRVHWDSTAHRAGFVTRQVDKGTGWDSVRASVTQNLAISTIGYPFVTTDMIGGSGGQPAPDKEVLIRSAQVASLMPLMYSSTSPVDTIDVTTGQKVVYDQETIDLYRAAILRHERLAPYIWDQVQQTLRTGDPIVRPLFFDFPKDRASYTVPDEWMLGPAVLAAPQVTDRATRTVHLPPGTWYDVNQGTVIRGPKDLKGYGAPLGVTPAFVNLKAKGADKALRALRSDDAPAASVLLAPDAPETGNGEAFEITTTATNWGSRPLKKVTATLAAPAGWRAEATTAATSRSLTAGATLTTRWKVTPPADADWGSHILTGTVTYDGGTKVSDRVPVKVNPEPGTVSAPYRTADTTGGAQFAQAGDQFAIWAGGQDLSGWKDEKAAVYESGVVGDKATVRARVVSQNSASPVGKAGIAVANDLSAPGKGGYAVLVMTDKYGLEFMTDSDGDGKLDTWAGGGQTYHPAHLKLVRDRTTYTAYASKDGTTWSTVGSATVASASGTGDAGVIASAVNLNYPGERIQAVHDDFSVTTP from the coding sequence GTGCGTGCACAGCCCCGCAGACTCGGCGCCTCACTCGCCGCCGCCCTGACCCTGACCATCGCCTTCCCGGGCACGGAAGCCCTCGCCCAGCCCGTGCGGGCCGACTCGGCCCCTCGGTCGACGGTGACCGAAACCGCGGACGGCCTGACCCTGTCCGTGCCGGCCACCGGGAAGACCCCCGGCTACGCCGTCGACGTATCCACCGACGGCGATCTCGCCCTCACCACCGAGCGCGCCGACAGTCCCGTCCTCGCCACCGCGAGCGGTGACACGGGCGCCTTACGGTTCCGCTCGGCCGGCGCCTGGCAGCACGCCACCGATGTCACCGCCTGGAGCTGGAAGAACGGCGTCCTGACCCTGACCGCCGACACCACGTTCGACGGAGCCGGCGTCGAGGCGCGTGTCATTCCGGCCGCCGACCGCTACCAACTCGACTGGAACGTCGAGGGAGTCGAGCCGGACCGGCTGGGACTCGCCTTCGACCTGGCCTCCGCCGGGCACTGGTACGGGCATGGCGAGGCCGAGACCCCGCAGGGCGGCCCCGGCACCGACCAGCCCTGGCCGCTGAACAGCGGCGAGGTCGAACACCCGGCGTTCTCCCCCGCCTCGTACCACGTGATCGACCCGTTCTGGTACACCTCCAGCTCGGCCGGACTCCGCGTCGACACCGGAAATGTCATGGACGTGGCGATCAACGCGGGCAAGGACGGGCTCGGCCGCTTCGACGTCCAGGCCGCCGACGCCTACAAGGCAACCGTCTTCGTCGAGTCGACGCCGCTGGAGGTCTACCGCGACTACGTGGGCATAGTCGGGAAACCGGCGAAGAGCGACGCCACGTACGAGCAGTACGCCAAGCCGGTCTGGAACTCCTGGGCGCAGTTCTACACCGACATCGACCAGGAGAAACTCCTCGACTACGCCACCGACCTCAAGGCCGCCGGCCTGGACGGGCACGCCCTCCAGCTCGACGACAAGTGGGAGTCGAACTACGGCAATCTGACCTTCGACGCCAAGGCCTACCCCGACCCGAAGGCCATGTCGAAGAGGATCCACGACCTGGGCTTCGACTTCGGGCTCTGGACGACTCTGTGGATCAACCTCGACTCCGACAACTACCGGTTCGCCGTCGACAAGGGCTACTTGCTGGGGGACGCCGCCGACCCCGCCAAGCCGTGCACGGTGACCTGGTGGAACGGCACAGCGGGGATCATCGACCTCGCCAACCCGGACGCCAGGGCCTGGTACACCGGCCGCGTCAAGTCCCTGATGGGCGACTACGACATCGACGGCCTGAAGTTCGACACCCGCTTCTTCGACGACAGGTGCGCCCCGCGCGCCGGATTCAAGCCGACCGACTACCAGCGGCTCGGCACCGAACTCGCCGACGAGTTCGACCTGCAGGGCGTCGGCATCCGCGTGCACTGGGACTCGACGGCCCACCGGGCCGGGTTCGTCACCCGGCAGGTCGACAAGGGCACCGGCTGGGACTCGGTCCGCGCCTCGGTCACCCAGAACCTCGCGATCTCCACGATCGGCTACCCCTTCGTCACCACCGACATGATCGGCGGCTCCGGCGGCCAACCGGCCCCGGACAAGGAGGTGTTGATCCGCTCGGCTCAGGTGGCGTCGCTCATGCCGCTGATGTACTCCTCCACCTCACCCGTCGACACCATCGATGTGACGACCGGCCAGAAAGTCGTCTACGACCAGGAGACCATCGACCTCTACCGGGCGGCGATTCTGCGGCACGAACGGCTCGCGCCCTACATCTGGGACCAGGTCCAGCAGACTCTCAGAACCGGGGACCCCATCGTCCGGCCGCTGTTCTTCGACTTCCCGAAGGACAGGGCGAGTTACACCGTCCCGGACGAGTGGATGCTCGGCCCCGCCGTCCTCGCGGCGCCGCAGGTCACCGACCGGGCCACCCGGACCGTGCATCTGCCGCCGGGCACGTGGTACGACGTCAACCAGGGCACCGTGATCCGCGGCCCGAAGGACCTGAAGGGCTACGGCGCTCCCCTCGGGGTCACCCCGGCCTTCGTGAACCTCAAGGCCAAGGGCGCCGACAAGGCCCTGCGTGCCCTGCGGAGCGACGACGCTCCCGCCGCCTCCGTGCTGCTCGCCCCCGACGCACCGGAGACCGGCAACGGCGAGGCCTTCGAGATCACCACCACGGCCACCAACTGGGGCTCCCGGCCGCTGAAGAAGGTCACAGCCACGCTGGCGGCGCCCGCCGGCTGGCGCGCCGAGGCCACCACAGCCGCGACCTCCAGGTCCCTGACCGCCGGCGCCACTCTCACCACCCGGTGGAAGGTCACCCCGCCCGCCGACGCCGACTGGGGCAGCCACATCCTCACCGGAACCGTCACCTACGACGGCGGTACGAAGGTCTCCGACCGCGTCCCGGTGAAGGTGAATCCGGAGCCGGGCACTGTCTCGGCTCCGTACCGCACCGCCGACACCACCGGCGGCGCCCAATTCGCCCAGGCAGGCGACCAGTTCGCCATCTGGGCGGGTGGCCAGGACCTGTCGGGCTGGAAGGACGAGAAGGCGGCCGTCTACGAGAGCGGGGTGGTCGGTGACAAGGCCACAGTGCGGGCGCGAGTCGTCTCACAGAACTCCGCCAGCCCCGTCGGCAAGGCCGGCATCGCCGTCGCCAACGACCTGTCCGCGCCCGGGAAGGGCGGCTACGCGGTCCTCGTCATGACGGACAAGTACGGCCTGGAGTTCATGACCGACAGTGACGGCGACGGAAAGCTCGACACCTGGGCGGGCGGCGGCCAGACCTACCACCCGGCCCATCTCAAGCTGGTGCGCGACCGCACGACGTACACGGCGTACGCGAGCAAGGACGGCACCACCTGGTCCACCGTCGGCTCGGCCACCGTCGCCTCGGCCTCCGGCACCGGGGACGCGGGAGTGATCGCCTCCGCCGTCAACCTCAACTACCCCGGCGAACGGATCCAGGCCGTCCACGACGACTTCTCCGTCACCACGCCCTGA
- a CDS encoding carbohydrate ABC transporter permease: MAVHDISVRASGDRREPAPPGAAPPAAPGRKRWRDLRALEPLLWLGPAVALILTMVVWPVVEMARTSLTRISSTGLSLGSAGLDNYTDLFAEEDLPGVLLRTLVWVVGVVTVTLLLSLGLAQLLNTRFPGQRAVRWALIVPWAASVLMTALIWRWMLNNFYGVVNRALMDVGLLDKPVNWLADPVLGFAAMMAVAVFVSLPFTAFVILAGLQTVPAEVYEAARMDGAGPARTYLSVTLPLLRPSLLVAAIINIINVFNSFPIIWAMTRGGPGFATDTTTTFMYKLAFDNQAVGESAAMAVVNFALILVVVLAYLRVVRWREEIR, translated from the coding sequence ATGGCCGTCCACGACATCTCCGTACGCGCCTCGGGGGACCGGCGGGAGCCGGCCCCACCGGGCGCGGCACCGCCCGCCGCCCCGGGCCGGAAACGGTGGCGCGATCTGCGTGCCCTCGAACCACTTCTGTGGCTGGGCCCCGCCGTCGCCCTCATCCTGACCATGGTGGTCTGGCCCGTCGTCGAAATGGCCCGCACCTCCCTCACCAGGATCAGCTCCACAGGGCTGTCCCTCGGCTCCGCGGGCCTCGACAACTACACCGACCTGTTCGCCGAGGAGGACCTGCCGGGCGTACTGCTGCGCACGCTGGTCTGGGTCGTCGGCGTCGTCACGGTCACCCTCTTACTGTCCCTGGGGCTCGCCCAGTTGCTCAACACCCGCTTCCCCGGGCAACGGGCGGTCCGCTGGGCGCTCATCGTGCCCTGGGCGGCGTCCGTGCTGATGACCGCGCTCATCTGGCGCTGGATGCTCAACAACTTCTACGGGGTCGTCAACCGCGCACTGATGGACGTGGGTCTCCTCGACAAACCGGTGAACTGGCTGGCCGACCCGGTCCTGGGATTCGCGGCGATGATGGCCGTGGCGGTGTTCGTCTCCCTGCCGTTCACCGCGTTCGTCATACTCGCCGGACTCCAGACCGTCCCCGCGGAGGTCTACGAGGCGGCCCGGATGGACGGCGCCGGCCCGGCGAGGACGTATCTGTCCGTCACGCTGCCGCTGCTTCGGCCCTCGCTGCTGGTGGCCGCGATCATCAACATCATCAACGTGTTCAACTCGTTCCCGATCATCTGGGCGATGACCCGCGGCGGCCCCGGCTTCGCCACCGACACGACGACGACCTTCATGTACAAGCTCGCCTTCGACAACCAGGCCGTCGGCGAGTCGGCCGCGATGGCCGTCGTGAACTTCGCACTGATCCTCGTCGTGGTGCTGGCGTATCTCCGGGTCGTGCGCTGGCGGGAGGAGATCCGATGA
- a CDS encoding SIS domain-containing protein, whose protein sequence is MSQTETEIATQPECWHRAVALARRPETPGVARLPRTGERVAVVGCGTSWFMAQAYAVLRESAGHGETDAFPASEMPAGRRYDRVVALTRSGTTTEVLEVLRRLKGVTPTVAVTADPATPVMELADMAAVLEFADETSVVQTRFATTELVFLRALLGEDLSGLAAQGAAALAEPLTDELLTAEQFTFLGSGWAYGIAQEAALKMREAAGAWTEAYPVMEYRHGPISVTGPGRVAWWFGDPAGVPEGLPDEIARTGGRLVAFGRDPVADLVVVQRLAAALGAARGLDPDNPRHLTRSVILA, encoded by the coding sequence ATGAGCCAGACCGAGACCGAGATCGCCACACAGCCGGAGTGCTGGCACCGCGCCGTCGCACTCGCGCGCCGGCCGGAGACCCCAGGCGTCGCCCGACTGCCCAGGACCGGCGAGCGCGTGGCCGTCGTCGGCTGCGGCACGTCGTGGTTCATGGCCCAGGCGTACGCGGTGCTGCGCGAGAGCGCGGGCCACGGCGAGACCGACGCCTTCCCTGCGTCCGAGATGCCGGCCGGGCGACGCTACGACCGGGTGGTGGCGCTGACCCGGTCGGGCACCACCACCGAAGTGCTGGAGGTGCTCCGGCGCCTGAAGGGGGTGACACCCACCGTCGCGGTCACCGCCGATCCGGCGACGCCCGTCATGGAACTCGCGGACATGGCCGCCGTCCTGGAGTTCGCCGACGAGACGTCGGTCGTGCAGACCCGGTTCGCCACCACTGAGCTGGTGTTTCTGCGGGCCCTGCTCGGCGAGGACCTGAGCGGACTGGCCGCGCAGGGGGCGGCGGCGCTCGCCGAGCCGCTGACCGACGAGCTGCTGACCGCCGAACAGTTCACGTTCCTCGGCAGCGGCTGGGCCTACGGGATCGCCCAGGAGGCGGCACTGAAGATGCGTGAGGCGGCGGGCGCCTGGACGGAGGCGTATCCGGTGATGGAGTACCGGCACGGGCCGATCAGCGTCACCGGGCCCGGGCGGGTGGCCTGGTGGTTCGGCGACCCGGCCGGTGTCCCCGAGGGACTGCCCGACGAGATCGCCCGGACCGGCGGCCGGCTGGTGGCCTTCGGCCGCGACCCGGTGGCGGACCTCGTCGTGGTGCAGCGGCTCGCCGCGGCCCTCGGCGCGGCACGCGGCCTCGACCCGGACAACCCGCGCCATCTCACCCGTTCGGTGATTCTCGCCTGA
- a CDS encoding carbohydrate ABC transporter permease, with the protein MTKSAARTGAGPRATRNGGGRTVRTALIAGTGWLVALVFLSPYLQMLLTALKPTPELMKSPPSYLPSEWRWSNFADVWSLDDPPVAGSLGFSLYVAGMSTLLALLVGLPAAYYTARHRFRGRGAFLLLVLVTQMFAPTALLVGIYREMVSLDLTDTGEALILVNAAFNLPFCVWILNAYFASVPKELEEAAYLDGVGRLGALTRITLPLAMPGVVTAVVYTFIAAWNEYVVALTITSSGDRTTLTKAIPGFVTAYQEQWQYLFASSLIAIVPVVVLFIFVERHLISGLTAGGVKG; encoded by the coding sequence ATGACGAAGTCCGCCGCACGTACAGGTGCCGGACCACGGGCCACGCGCAATGGAGGCGGTCGCACGGTACGCACCGCGCTGATCGCCGGCACCGGCTGGCTGGTCGCCCTGGTGTTTCTCTCCCCGTACCTCCAGATGTTGCTGACGGCGCTGAAGCCGACGCCGGAACTCATGAAGTCCCCGCCCTCGTACCTGCCGTCCGAATGGCGCTGGTCGAACTTCGCCGACGTGTGGTCGCTCGACGATCCGCCCGTCGCCGGCTCGCTGGGCTTCTCGCTGTACGTCGCCGGGATGTCCACGCTGCTCGCGCTGCTGGTCGGGCTGCCGGCCGCCTACTACACCGCGCGACACCGGTTCCGGGGCCGCGGCGCGTTCCTGCTGCTCGTCCTGGTGACCCAGATGTTCGCGCCCACCGCACTGCTGGTCGGTATCTACCGGGAGATGGTCAGCCTCGACCTGACCGACACCGGCGAGGCGCTGATCCTCGTCAACGCGGCGTTCAACCTGCCGTTCTGCGTCTGGATCCTCAACGCCTACTTCGCGAGCGTCCCCAAGGAGCTGGAGGAGGCGGCGTACCTGGACGGGGTCGGCCGGCTCGGGGCGCTGACCCGGATCACGCTGCCGCTGGCCATGCCCGGTGTGGTGACGGCGGTGGTGTACACGTTCATCGCAGCGTGGAACGAGTACGTCGTCGCCCTCACCATCACGTCCTCAGGTGACCGCACGACGCTGACCAAGGCCATCCCCGGGTTCGTCACCGCGTACCAGGAGCAGTGGCAGTACCTCTTCGCCTCGTCGCTGATCGCCATCGTCCCGGTGGTGGTGCTGTTCATCTTCGTGGAGCGCCATCTGATCAGCGGGCTGACGGCCGGTGGAGTCAAGGGGTGA